DNA sequence from the Nesterenkonia lutea genome:
GCTCAGCGGCGATGCCGCGGAGCCCGCTGACGGATGCTCAGTCATCTGCACCCTCGCCGAACCGGCGTTCGGGGTCCCGCTCGTCCTCCGGCACCACCTCGGAGGTGATGGTCACCGGGCGCCCCGGGGAGGACTCCCAGACCTGCCGCACCGGACGCTTGACCACGTCGGTGAAGATCGCGGCCACCTCCTTGGCGTTGAGGGTCTCCACGCGCAGCAGCTCCTCGGCGAGCCGGTCCAGCACATGGCGATTCTCATGCACTGCGTGATAGGCCTCGTCGTGGGCCTCGTCGATGATCGCGCGGACCTCGTCGTCAATGACCGCGGCGAGCTCCTCGGAGTATTCCTTGCCGTTCGACATCTCGCGTCCCAGGAACGGGCTGGTGTCTCCGGTGCCGAGCTTCACCGAGCCGACCCTCGCGCTCATCCCATACTCGGTGACCATCTTGCGGGCAGTGTCGGTCGCCTTCTGGATGTCGTTCGCGGCGCCGGTGGAGGGGTCCTGGAAGACGATCTCCTCGGCCACGCGCCCGCCCATGGCGTAGGCGATGGTGTCCAGCAGCTCGTTGCGGGTGGTCGAGTACTTGTCCTCCTCGGGCACCACCATGGTGTAGCCCAGGGCTCGACCGCGCGGCAGGATCGTGATCTTGGTGACCGGGGCCGAGTAGTTCAGTGCGGCCGCCACCAGCGCGTGTCCGCCCTCGTGATACGCGGTCACCCGACGCTCGTGGTCCTTCATCAGCCGGGTGCGCTTCTGCGGTCCGGCCATGACCCGGTCGATGGCCTCGTCGATCGCGCGGTCGTCGATCAGGTCGGCGTTGGAGCGCGCGGTCAGCAGAGCGGCCTCGTTGAGCACGTTCGCCAGATCCGCGCCGGTGTAGCCCGGGGTCTTGCGGGCCACCGCCTTGAGGTCCACGTCATCGACCATCGGCTTGCCCTTGGCGTGGACCTCGAGGATCGCGCGTCGCCCGGCGAAGTCTGGGGCCTCCACGGGGATCTGGCGGTCGAAGCGGCCGGGACGCAGCAGGGCCGGGTCCAGCACATCCGGTCGGTTGGTGGCGGCGATGACGATGATGTTGGTGTTGGCGTCGAACCCGTCCATCTCCACCAGCAGCTGGTTCAGCGTCTGTTCGCGCTCGTCGTTGCCGCCGCCCACGCCGGCGCCGCGCTGGCGGCCCACCGCGTCGATCTCATCGACGAAGATGATGGCCGGGGCGTTCTCCTTGGCCTGCTTGAAGAGATCGCGCACCCGGGAGGCGCCGACGCCGACGAACATCTCCACGAAGTCTGAGCCGGAGATGGAGTAGAAGGCGCCTCCAGCCTCGCCTGCCACGGCCTTGGCCAGCAGGGTCTTGCCCGTGC
Encoded proteins:
- the ftsH gene encoding ATP-dependent zinc metalloprotease FtsH; the encoded protein is MNFKKIFTGPLFWIVLAVVLLVLVVPMMFSSSANGQRVDTNIGMELLAEGEVEEASVEDGDQRVDLNLASPYEQDGEEVGDVVHFFYSTARAETVVEAIAEADLEGYTDEPEQSNWLLSMLGFMIPFLIIALLFIFLISRMSGGNSRVMQFGKSKAKMFDKDMPQVAFSDVAGAEEAVEELHEIKEFLSEPEKFQRLGAKIPKGVLLYGAPGTGKTLLAKAVAGEAGGAFYSISGSDFVEMFVGVGASRVRDLFKQAKENAPAIIFVDEIDAVGRQRGAGVGGGNDEREQTLNQLLVEMDGFDANTNIIVIAATNRPDVLDPALLRPGRFDRQIPVEAPDFAGRRAILEVHAKGKPMVDDVDLKAVARKTPGYTGADLANVLNEAALLTARSNADLIDDRAIDEAIDRVMAGPQKRTRLMKDHERRVTAYHEGGHALVAAALNYSAPVTKITILPRGRALGYTMVVPEEDKYSTTRNELLDTIAYAMGGRVAEEIVFQDPSTGAANDIQKATDTARKMVTEYGMSARVGSVKLGTGDTSPFLGREMSNGKEYSEELAAVIDDEVRAIIDEAHDEAYHAVHENRHVLDRLAEELLRVETLNAKEVAAIFTDVVKRPVRQVWESSPGRPVTITSEVVPEDERDPERRFGEGADD